Proteins found in one Nitratiruptor sp. SB155-2 genomic segment:
- a CDS encoding NFACT RNA binding domain-containing protein produces MKYKELREIVKYLEQFRHLNDIARVDDNVLRAVFDKEEIFFDLNRSKNLIYMRDDFVKTRFYNAPFDKMLAKKCKKSLIERIELDENDKIVRIHCRKKGSYKEESAILQLEFTGRHANAIMLDEKGNVLEALHHDFHRDIKPGRPLFPLTPPNKLDRSELHIENIKNYLLGMYKEDLAKRLQIAKTSKLLQLQKQKEKLQQLLQNLDQESTLLHEANEEEKKGQIVLANLHTIKPYQRVYEGADFEGNAIRFELPQEAKSAAMMSDLFFKRAKKLRQKAQNIHIQRENIQEKLDFLEKKANLVRNAKKVEDIELLFSKSAKKESKKDKNYERFNIAGYDVYIGKNRKGNIELLKKAKASDVWLHLKDMPSAHVIISTNKQNIPMEVLEQAAKLCASFSAKHPGSYNVDYTQRRNVKPKEGANVEYVKYKTIRVTIE; encoded by the coding sequence ATGAAGTATAAAGAGTTACGGGAGATCGTAAAGTATCTTGAACAGTTTCGACATCTCAATGATATTGCCAGAGTGGATGATAATGTTTTGCGGGCTGTTTTTGACAAAGAGGAGATCTTTTTTGATCTGAATCGCAGTAAAAATCTCATCTATATGCGAGACGATTTTGTTAAAACCAGGTTTTACAACGCCCCTTTTGACAAGATGCTTGCGAAAAAGTGCAAAAAAAGTCTCATTGAAAGAATAGAACTTGACGAGAATGATAAAATCGTTCGTATTCACTGCAGGAAAAAGGGCTCCTACAAAGAAGAGTCAGCTATTTTGCAGCTTGAATTCACCGGGCGCCATGCAAATGCCATCATGTTGGATGAAAAGGGGAATGTCCTTGAAGCACTCCATCACGATTTCCATAGAGATATCAAACCTGGTCGTCCTCTTTTTCCTTTGACTCCACCCAATAAACTTGATAGAAGTGAACTGCATATTGAAAATATAAAAAACTATTTATTGGGTATGTATAAAGAAGATCTCGCAAAGCGTCTGCAGATTGCAAAAACATCAAAACTCTTGCAGCTTCAAAAGCAAAAAGAGAAACTCCAACAGCTTCTACAAAATCTTGATCAAGAAAGTACACTTTTGCATGAAGCAAACGAGGAGGAGAAAAAAGGGCAGATCGTGCTGGCAAATCTCCATACAATCAAACCATACCAAAGGGTATATGAAGGAGCCGATTTTGAAGGCAATGCCATACGCTTTGAACTGCCCCAAGAGGCAAAAAGTGCTGCGATGATGAGCGATCTCTTTTTCAAGCGTGCAAAGAAGCTTCGTCAAAAAGCGCAAAATATCCACATCCAAAGAGAAAATATCCAAGAAAAACTGGACTTTTTGGAAAAGAAAGCCAATCTTGTGAGAAATGCCAAAAAAGTGGAAGATATAGAACTGCTTTTTAGCAAAAGTGCCAAAAAAGAGTCCAAAAAGGATAAAAACTACGAAAGGTTCAATATTGCTGGCTATGATGTCTATATAGGCAAAAACAGAAAAGGCAATATAGAGCTTTTGAAAAAAGCAAAAGCGAGTGATGTTTGGTTGCATCTCAAAGATATGCCATCCGCCCATGTGATTATTTCGACAAACAAACAAAACATACCTATGGAAGTGCTGGAGCAAGCGGCGAAACTGTGTGCGAGTTTCAGTGCCAAACATCCCGGCAGTTACAATGTAGACTATACACAAAGGCGAAACGTCAAGCCAAAAGAGGGAGCGAACGTGGAGTA
- the leuC gene encoding 3-isopropylmalate dehydratase large subunit has translation MGQTITEKIFSEHVGREVKAGEIVECELDMIIGNDITTPISIKAFRDSGAKKLAKPDNFAIVLDHFIPAKDIASANQAKISREFAYEHNLKHFFDEKDMGIEHALLPEKGLVVPGDVIIGADSHTCTHGALGAFATGMGSTDLAYGMITGKNWFKVPPSIKVIYTGKLGEHVYGKDLILELIRRIGVDGALYKALEFTGDTIENLDMDGRFSLCNMAIEAGAKNGIIAVDEVTKAFLADKPLAREPKIHYSDEDAEYEQVIEIDVNNLEPVIAFPHLPSNGRPISEAAKMDLKVDQVFIGSCTNGRLSDIAIAAEILKGRKVARHTRMIVTPATQKILKEAEKRGYIDILIDAGAVVSNPTCGACLGGYMGILADNERCVSTTNRNFVGRMGARTSEIYLANSAVAAASAVAGKIADPREL, from the coding sequence ATGGGTCAGACAATTACGGAAAAGATATTTAGCGAACATGTGGGTCGCGAAGTCAAGGCAGGAGAGATAGTTGAATGTGAACTTGATATGATCATCGGCAACGACATCACCACACCGATCTCCATCAAAGCGTTTCGAGACAGTGGTGCTAAAAAACTGGCAAAACCGGACAATTTTGCCATCGTTTTGGACCATTTTATTCCGGCAAAAGATATCGCCAGTGCCAATCAGGCAAAAATCAGCCGAGAGTTTGCCTATGAGCACAATCTCAAACACTTTTTCGATGAAAAGGATATGGGAATCGAACACGCCCTTTTGCCCGAAAAAGGGCTCGTGGTTCCAGGTGATGTGATTATCGGCGCGGATTCACACACTTGTACCCATGGAGCTCTTGGAGCCTTTGCTACCGGGATGGGGAGTACGGACCTGGCATACGGGATGATCACCGGCAAAAACTGGTTTAAGGTGCCGCCTTCTATCAAAGTCATCTACACTGGCAAACTTGGCGAACATGTATATGGAAAAGATCTTATCTTGGAGCTTATCAGAAGAATCGGCGTTGATGGAGCGCTCTACAAAGCCCTTGAGTTTACCGGTGACACCATAGAAAACCTCGATATGGACGGACGGTTCAGTCTTTGCAACATGGCTATCGAAGCGGGAGCAAAAAACGGAATCATCGCCGTTGATGAAGTAACAAAAGCCTTCTTGGCCGATAAGCCACTCGCACGTGAACCAAAAATCCATTATAGCGACGAGGATGCTGAGTATGAGCAAGTAATCGAAATCGATGTGAACAATCTTGAGCCGGTCATTGCATTTCCGCACCTTCCAAGCAACGGCCGTCCTATCAGTGAAGCGGCAAAGATGGATCTCAAAGTGGATCAAGTCTTTATCGGAAGCTGTACCAATGGACGCCTCAGTGATATTGCAATAGCGGCTGAGATTCTAAAGGGGCGAAAAGTTGCACGCCATACACGAATGATCGTCACTCCTGCAACGCAAAAGATCCTCAAAGAGGCAGAAAAGCGAGGCTATATCGATATTCTCATCGATGCAGGTGCAGTCGTATCCAATCCTACATGCGGAGCATGTCTAGGCGGATATATGGGAATTTTGGCTGACAATGAGCGATGCGTAAGTACGACAAACAGAAACTTTGTGGGCCGAATGGGAGCTAGAACGAGTGAAATTTACTTAGCGAACTCGGCAGTTGCAGCTGCAAGTGCCGTGGCTGGCAAGATCGCAGATCCTAGAGAACTGTGA
- the sfsA gene encoding DNA/RNA nuclease SfsA, with protein sequence MILFDLTTLGELTTGSLIKRQNRFLATAFVDNQVKKVHIADTGRLEEILTPNRALLLLKNRPGLKTDYTLIAAKMEEGWVLINTKLHRPIAQKAIKQGVLGFIPKTLQAEVLFENSRLDFKADDAFIELKGCSLVQDNLCLFPNAPTSRGVKHIRDLIKAKEKGFNAYILIMAVRKCACFKPHPTRDLEFQTIFFKALQKGVRFKGFFIRIDSSLHVVFDGPLTLCHDKI encoded by the coding sequence GTGATCCTCTTTGATCTCACAACCTTGGGCGAGCTGACAACCGGCTCGCTGATAAAACGCCAAAACCGCTTTTTAGCGACTGCTTTTGTTGATAATCAAGTCAAAAAAGTCCATATCGCCGATACTGGAAGGCTTGAAGAGATCCTCACACCAAACAGGGCACTCCTTCTTTTAAAAAATCGCCCGGGTCTCAAAACCGACTACACCTTGATAGCTGCCAAAATGGAAGAGGGATGGGTTTTGATCAATACAAAACTTCACCGACCAATCGCACAAAAAGCGATTAAGCAGGGTGTTTTGGGATTTATTCCAAAAACACTCCAAGCAGAAGTACTTTTTGAAAACAGCAGGCTCGATTTCAAAGCAGACGATGCGTTTATCGAACTCAAAGGATGCAGCCTCGTCCAAGACAACCTTTGTCTCTTCCCCAATGCTCCAACGTCAAGAGGCGTCAAGCATATACGCGATCTCATCAAAGCAAAAGAAAAAGGTTTCAACGCCTATATCCTCATCATGGCCGTGAGAAAATGTGCATGCTTTAAACCGCATCCGACACGGGATCTAGAATTTCAAACAATATTTTTTAAAGCGCTCCAAAAAGGTGTTCGTTTCAAAGGCTTTTTTATACGAATCGATTCATCTTTACATGTTGTTTTTGATGGACCTTTGACACTGTGTCATGATAAGATATAA
- a CDS encoding efflux RND transporter periplasmic adaptor subunit yields the protein MKKILFALFITASLFVGVFFLWQHNKDRNKLFHTVKVTVAKGDVVQSVEATGVIKPSVGAEVKIGARVTGMVTDEPIKVGDFVKKGTTIAKIDDQELQKALTIAKEELQKILDTYPKEIERLQKEVKKAKLSVKNAKLVLEAAKADAKTANWLCENKKQLRKRKSISEKEYKTVCTEAYRKQKNYEEALNALQQAKLNAQAAQLALEKMQKSFIHDSAIAKAKMEQAKIRLSYATIKAPFDGIITYISTQKGETVVAGLNAPQFAKILDPNRLENRIYIDETVIAKIKKGMHVLFHVDSFGKKDFQGKIDQIYPQPEIQNGVVYYVGVVKSFNDAALLRPEMTTHNKIIVQIIKNVLRLPNQAVKFKNGHFFVYLKRGSKVVEQRVQPGISDEHYTQILSGLKEGDIVLMESKSAH from the coding sequence ATGAAAAAAATCCTTTTTGCACTCTTTATCACTGCTTCATTGTTTGTAGGAGTTTTTTTTCTTTGGCAACATAATAAAGATCGAAACAAGCTCTTTCATACCGTCAAAGTAACGGTTGCAAAAGGGGATGTAGTCCAAAGCGTCGAAGCCACAGGGGTCATCAAACCTTCAGTGGGAGCGGAAGTTAAAATTGGAGCACGAGTGACTGGAATGGTCACAGATGAACCGATCAAAGTGGGTGATTTTGTCAAAAAAGGAACTACAATAGCCAAGATCGATGATCAAGAGCTCCAAAAAGCTCTTACGATTGCCAAAGAGGAGCTTCAAAAAATACTCGATACCTATCCAAAAGAGATAGAACGTCTCCAAAAAGAGGTCAAAAAAGCAAAACTCTCTGTCAAAAATGCAAAGCTTGTACTTGAAGCTGCCAAAGCAGATGCCAAAACGGCCAACTGGCTATGCGAAAACAAAAAACAACTTCGAAAAAGAAAAAGTATAAGCGAAAAAGAGTACAAGACCGTATGTACTGAAGCATACAGAAAACAAAAAAACTATGAAGAGGCTCTCAATGCCCTGCAACAAGCCAAACTCAACGCCCAAGCAGCACAACTGGCCCTGGAAAAGATGCAAAAAAGCTTCATCCACGATTCGGCAATTGCCAAAGCAAAAATGGAGCAAGCGAAAATCCGCCTCAGCTACGCTACAATCAAAGCCCCTTTTGACGGAATCATCACCTATATTTCTACACAAAAAGGCGAAACGGTAGTCGCAGGACTCAATGCTCCGCAGTTTGCGAAGATTCTTGATCCAAATCGATTGGAAAATCGTATCTATATCGACGAAACTGTCATAGCAAAAATAAAAAAAGGTATGCATGTCCTCTTTCACGTGGATAGTTTTGGGAAAAAAGATTTTCAAGGAAAGATCGATCAAATCTATCCTCAACCAGAGATTCAAAACGGGGTTGTCTACTATGTAGGCGTTGTCAAATCATTTAACGATGCTGCGTTGCTGCGGCCAGAAATGACAACACACAACAAAATCATCGTACAAATCATCAAAAATGTTCTTCGCCTCCCAAATCAAGCAGTCAAATTCAAAAATGGACACTTTTTCGTCTATCTCAAAAGGGGTAGCAAAGTGGTAGAACAGAGAGTACAACCCGGGATTTCCGATGAACACTATACACAAATCCTTTCCGGTCTCAAAGAAGGCGATATCGTTTTGATGGAGTCAAAGAGTGCTCATTGA
- a CDS encoding ABC transporter ATP-binding protein has product MLIECKHITKKYRTGDIETTVLKDVSFCVEQGEFVAIMGSSGSGKSTLLYILGCLDKPSMGEYRINGNNVANLSDDELSHLRNSMFGFIFQAFYLIPYLTILDNVLVPTLYAKTSKSKEDAKALLEKLQLFDRIDFYPDQLSGGQKQRVAIARALINEPQIILADEPTGQLDTKNAKIVMEILKNLNEEGRTVIVVTHDENMAKYAQRVIRIQDGQILST; this is encoded by the coding sequence GTGCTCATTGAGTGTAAACATATCACAAAAAAGTATCGTACTGGTGATATCGAAACGACTGTTTTAAAGGATGTAAGTTTCTGTGTCGAACAAGGCGAGTTCGTAGCCATCATGGGAAGCAGCGGAAGTGGAAAATCAACACTGCTCTATATCTTGGGATGCCTGGATAAGCCTTCTATGGGAGAGTATCGTATCAATGGAAACAATGTAGCCAACTTGAGCGACGATGAGCTTTCACATCTTCGAAACAGCATGTTTGGATTTATTTTTCAAGCTTTTTATCTCATTCCGTATCTCACTATCCTCGATAACGTTCTTGTACCAACGCTCTATGCCAAAACCTCTAAGTCGAAAGAGGATGCAAAAGCGCTCCTTGAAAAACTGCAACTCTTTGATAGGATAGATTTCTATCCAGATCAACTCTCAGGAGGCCAAAAGCAGCGGGTCGCCATCGCAAGAGCACTCATCAATGAACCCCAAATCATCCTCGCTGATGAGCCAACGGGGCAACTCGACACCAAAAATGCCAAAATAGTCATGGAGATTCTTAAAAACCTCAATGAAGAGGGACGCACAGTTATAGTAGTCACCCATGATGAAAACATGGCCAAATACGCTCAACGAGTGATTCGGATACAAGATGGTCAGATTCTATCTACGTGA
- a CDS encoding ABC transporter permease has protein sequence MVRFYLRDLFAFLFFYKGRTLFALLGIVLGIASLVFIVAAIEGSQLKAKKIIDMLGSDTILIRSSFGSRVSFRHIPMKLDIHQYNLIKKIDGIKSLDYFYVKKVNVKRKNFGKKLLVEGFTLGTLEHFGYRPKWGRFFLPKDFQNFSKVVVVGQDIVQEFFQGKNPLGKTLFIGKEPFRVIGVYQKRGKSPRGNSMDERIMMPVSTYRKFIQHEYQKIFAMVAKVSRDADYKRVLNDIETILNKTLKPDDYFLITPQKIMKFLSMLSTSLTLFLGIASFTALFVSGFVLSNIFLINNKTRAWELGLRRAIGATKKDIFFRIIFEASVIALMGALLGTLFGFLSVHYILPLLKIPVLYPIKAFFIATIFSIVTAFLAASSPAKEAASLNPIEALRQRI, from the coding sequence ATGGTCAGATTCTATCTACGTGATCTTTTCGCATTTCTTTTTTTCTATAAAGGGCGCACGCTTTTTGCACTGCTTGGAATTGTTCTTGGCATTGCTTCTCTCGTTTTCATAGTAGCAGCCATCGAAGGCAGCCAACTCAAAGCAAAAAAGATTATCGACATGCTTGGAAGCGACACCATTTTGATACGCTCAAGCTTTGGAAGTCGCGTCTCTTTTCGACACATTCCCATGAAACTGGACATTCATCAATACAATCTCATCAAAAAAATAGATGGAATCAAAAGTCTTGACTACTTCTACGTCAAGAAAGTGAACGTAAAACGAAAGAACTTCGGAAAAAAACTGCTTGTCGAAGGTTTTACACTGGGTACGCTTGAACATTTTGGATATAGGCCCAAATGGGGACGGTTTTTCTTGCCAAAAGATTTTCAAAATTTTTCCAAAGTGGTGGTTGTCGGACAAGATATAGTCCAGGAGTTTTTTCAAGGAAAAAATCCTTTGGGAAAAACACTCTTCATCGGCAAAGAACCCTTTCGGGTTATCGGCGTCTATCAAAAAAGAGGGAAAAGTCCCAGAGGCAACAGCATGGATGAACGTATTATGATGCCTGTCTCTACATATAGAAAATTTATCCAGCATGAATATCAAAAAATATTTGCGATGGTGGCAAAAGTCTCCCGTGATGCCGACTATAAAAGAGTTTTGAACGATATTGAGACAATTTTAAACAAAACGCTCAAACCCGATGACTATTTTCTCATCACACCCCAAAAAATCATGAAGTTTCTCTCGATGCTCAGTACATCTTTGACGCTCTTTTTGGGTATAGCATCTTTTACGGCACTTTTCGTAAGCGGTTTTGTCCTTTCCAATATCTTTCTTATCAACAACAAAACACGAGCGTGGGAGCTCGGCTTGCGACGAGCAATCGGCGCAACCAAAAAAGATATTTTCTTTCGTATCATTTTTGAAGCTTCTGTAATTGCGCTGATGGGAGCGCTCCTAGGAACGCTCTTTGGATTTTTGAGTGTGCATTATATCTTGCCCCTACTAAAAATTCCTGTCCTCTATCCCATAAAAGCATTCTTCATAGCTACTATTTTTTCTATTGTCACCGCGTTTTTAGCCGCTTCATCTCCAGCTAAAGAGGCTGCATCGCTTAACCCGATAGAAGCATTGAGGCAACGCATATGA
- a CDS encoding ABC transporter permease — protein sequence MKWLYIEELYAYLARNKKRTAIAIAGIALGVLTLVLMSGISGAMRQKTLQELGTFGSRIIVITPGNLIVFGHKSAMLGNVQTLTTSDAVAIRDKIDGVEGIALMKNATLPVSTKKRVEPREIMGVDSAFFSLLDFTFLCGRTFTDFQKVAVIGSQTTKDFFDISCPLGQHIFIANIPFSIRGVLAARGNIGMEDYDSTIFVPITVMQRLLTKSNWLDAIFVLSKSSDQNRFLIKQISDLLQKRHGKKDFSVMEYEVASATSSKMEHLFSVLSIIVATIAYSVGILGIIAIMALSVYERVIEIAIKRVVGARKTDIFGQFLLESTILSMAGAVLGAGVALILLFLIEYIAHWPWFIPIQTLIIATMLSMIIGIIASLYPAFKAISLEPLKILKLYEEG from the coding sequence ATGAAGTGGCTTTACATAGAAGAACTGTACGCCTATCTTGCAAGGAATAAAAAAAGAACCGCTATTGCCATTGCAGGCATTGCACTTGGAGTACTGACATTGGTTCTCATGAGCGGTATCAGCGGAGCGATGCGACAAAAAACACTGCAAGAACTTGGGACATTTGGAAGCCGAATCATTGTCATTACGCCAGGTAATTTGATCGTTTTTGGCCATAAAAGTGCTATGCTGGGCAATGTACAAACACTCACAACAAGTGATGCTGTTGCGATCCGAGACAAGATTGACGGTGTAGAAGGCATTGCTTTGATGAAGAATGCGACATTGCCCGTCAGTACCAAAAAGCGCGTGGAACCAAGAGAGATCATGGGCGTCGATAGTGCTTTTTTTTCTCTTTTGGATTTTACATTTTTATGCGGAAGAACTTTTACAGATTTTCAAAAAGTAGCGGTAATAGGATCACAAACAACGAAAGATTTTTTCGACATCTCCTGCCCTCTTGGCCAACATATTTTTATAGCGAATATCCCTTTTTCTATTCGAGGGGTCTTGGCAGCTCGTGGCAATATCGGAATGGAAGATTATGATAGTACTATCTTTGTTCCAATAACCGTGATGCAAAGACTCCTTACAAAAAGCAACTGGCTCGATGCTATTTTTGTGCTCTCGAAAAGCAGTGATCAAAACAGATTTCTCATCAAGCAGATCAGCGATCTTTTACAAAAAAGACACGGCAAAAAAGATTTTAGCGTTATGGAATACGAAGTAGCCAGTGCAACTTCTTCAAAAATGGAACATCTTTTTTCCGTTCTCAGCATCATTGTTGCAACGATCGCCTATAGTGTAGGTATCCTTGGTATCATTGCCATAATGGCTCTTTCAGTCTATGAAAGGGTAATAGAGATAGCCATTAAGCGGGTTGTTGGTGCCAGGAAAACAGATATTTTTGGACAATTTCTACTAGAGTCAACGATACTCAGTATGGCAGGAGCGGTACTGGGCGCAGGAGTTGCTCTGATTCTTCTTTTTCTTATCGAATATATCGCCCATTGGCCATGGTTTATTCCTATTCAAACGTTGATTATAGCAACGATGCTCTCTATGATCATTGGTATCATTGCCAGCCTCTATCCGGCCTTCAAAGCCATCTCACTGGAGCCTCTAAAAATACTCAAGCTCTATGAAGAGGGCTAA
- a CDS encoding DNA phosphorothioation system restriction enzyme, which translates to MSLKELNFRSSYNTSESDIIKDFFTPAFENSTRYKRGVGYFTSGWLSQNAKGLAKFIENGGKAQYITSPILDKNDLEALQGKFDPSLLDKKILKNISVLEKELEENTKNLLGWLVYDGLLEFRFAIPRYNLEGGDFHDKFGVFIDEENNMVAFIGSINETMKGFLNYESITVFCLWKDDTSKNFCIETYKRFQNLWENKDPNIMVYEINDIIKNKLFELKSYSRPYKKPSQNLMIANYLPSIPPDFEIRTYQKEAIKAWLKNNGRGILSMATGSGKTKTALYTIVKLLEEIKSLPVLIVVPYKHLLEQWYIEAKEFNIELIRCNSDYPNWQKELSTKITNNLLNKKPVFAITTNNTYKSKKFQSLINRLNNLFLIVDEVHNFGSKEIKENYLDNAKFRLGLSATPQRHFDEEGTKALLNYFGKIVYEFTLKEAIDNGYLTEYYYHPIFVYLTEEEEKEYIALSEKISQFRPINEDNEENIPGFLKMLLIKRAKIIESAQNKIHKLKEILTKNNLINSKKNLFYVSSEIEYKNDKKIRNIDKYTNLLRSLGMNVEPFTALEDKWQRNNLIMKLENDLIDGLVAIKCLDEGVDIPSVRRAFILSSSSNPKEFIQRRGRILRKSPGKKYAHIYDFLVIPRGADIENFEYERKYLERELRRFQEFAKLAKNSLEAESQIFEIKKQYNLLHI; encoded by the coding sequence ATGTCATTAAAAGAACTTAATTTTAGATCCTCCTATAATACCTCTGAATCAGATATCATAAAAGATTTTTTCACTCCTGCATTTGAAAATTCCACTAGATACAAAAGGGGTGTTGGATATTTTACTTCTGGATGGCTATCTCAAAACGCAAAAGGTTTGGCAAAATTTATTGAAAATGGCGGAAAAGCACAATATATAACAAGTCCAATATTAGACAAAAATGATTTAGAAGCCCTACAAGGAAAATTTGACCCATCTCTATTGGATAAAAAAATATTAAAAAATATAAGTGTTTTAGAAAAAGAATTAGAAGAAAATACGAAGAATCTCCTTGGATGGTTAGTTTATGATGGCCTATTAGAGTTTAGATTTGCTATACCTAGGTATAATTTAGAAGGCGGTGATTTTCATGATAAATTTGGCGTATTTATCGATGAAGAAAATAATATGGTCGCATTTATAGGCTCCATAAATGAAACTATGAAAGGGTTTTTAAATTATGAATCCATAACAGTTTTTTGTTTATGGAAAGATGATACTAGTAAAAATTTTTGTATAGAAACTTACAAGAGATTTCAAAATCTTTGGGAAAATAAAGACCCTAATATTATGGTTTATGAAATAAATGATATTATAAAAAACAAACTATTTGAATTGAAGTCTTATTCTAGACCATACAAAAAACCTTCCCAAAACTTAATGATAGCTAATTACTTGCCTTCTATACCACCTGATTTCGAAATAAGAACATATCAAAAAGAAGCTATTAAAGCTTGGCTGAAAAATAATGGTAGAGGCATTCTATCAATGGCCACAGGGTCAGGGAAAACCAAAACAGCTTTATATACAATTGTGAAATTATTAGAAGAAATAAAAAGTTTACCAGTACTAATTGTTGTACCATATAAACATTTATTGGAACAATGGTATATTGAAGCAAAAGAATTCAATATTGAATTGATTAGATGTAATTCTGATTATCCAAATTGGCAAAAAGAGTTATCCACAAAAATTACTAATAACTTATTAAATAAAAAACCAGTTTTTGCAATCACAACTAATAATACATATAAAAGCAAGAAATTTCAAAGCCTCATTAATAGATTAAATAATCTATTTCTTATTGTTGATGAAGTCCATAATTTTGGAAGTAAAGAAATAAAAGAAAACTATCTCGATAATGCAAAATTTAGATTAGGATTATCAGCAACGCCCCAGCGACACTTTGATGAAGAAGGTACAAAAGCATTATTAAATTATTTTGGCAAAATAGTTTATGAATTTACATTAAAAGAAGCAATAGATAATGGTTATTTAACTGAATATTATTATCATCCTATTTTTGTTTATTTAACTGAAGAAGAAGAAAAAGAATATATAGCCCTTTCTGAAAAAATATCTCAATTTCGTCCCATCAATGAAGACAATGAAGAAAATATTCCTGGTTTTTTAAAAATGTTACTTATCAAACGAGCAAAAATCATTGAATCTGCACAAAATAAAATACACAAATTAAAAGAAATATTAACAAAAAATAATTTAATTAATTCCAAAAAAAATCTTTTTTATGTATCATCAGAAATTGAATACAAAAATGATAAAAAAATTCGTAATATTGATAAATATACAAACCTTTTAAGAAGTCTAGGCATGAATGTTGAACCATTTACCGCATTAGAAGATAAATGGCAAAGAAATAATCTAATAATGAAACTAGAAAATGATTTAATTGATGGCCTAGTGGCTATAAAATGTCTTGATGAGGGTGTTGATATACCTAGTGTGAGGAGAGCTTTTATTTTATCAAGTAGCTCTAATCCAAAAGAGTTTATACAACGAAGAGGCCGTATTTTAAGAAAAAGTCCTGGCAAAAAATATGCACATATTTATGATTTTTTGGTTATACCTCGAGGAGCAGATATTGAAAATTTTGAATATGAGAGAAAATATTTAGAAAGAGAGTTGAGAAGATTTCAAGAATTTGCCAAATTAGCCAAAAATTCTTTAGAAGCAGAATCTCAAATATTTGAAATTAAAAAGCAATACAATTTATTACATATATAA